A stretch of the Polaribacter pacificus genome encodes the following:
- a CDS encoding SusD/RagB family nutrient-binding outer membrane lipoprotein, with product MKNITKIKALVLFTVFATFTACDTVDFGDTNISPNAPTKASTALLLTNVERSVAGYTTQTLPNLYAQYISEGQYPESSQYQDQNFSYSGVYGILTEIKRIVELNTNDETKTDAAANGPNANQIAAASLLRVYYLKYSVERWGMMPYTEALEGLANPYPKFDGQVDIYKALIGEIDAALALITAGDISGDYLFDGKMATWAKFGNTMKMIMALNLSRADAATGAAKFNEALGNTISSNAENLVYPFLSDDANDNAWQDRFQTRVDYLISDTFANALIGAGTSTAPQDPRLPKMAATAKDTPTEYVGAPYGAQNTALNSYSFITSDIIYDGSRDMPIFTYAQVLFSRAEAAALGWTTETAATLYTQGIQASMEQWGVAAADIATYVAAKPYVNSSSIAYEKWVSMFLQGYDSWTDWRRMKAHGYEKPLTPPAVILGGATGVPNRHAYATNTANLNKDNYDAAIAVQGADDLNTVLEMFK from the coding sequence ATGAAAAATATAACAAAAATAAAAGCACTAGTATTATTTACTGTATTCGCTACGTTTACAGCATGTGATACTGTTGATTTTGGCGATACTAATATCAGTCCAAACGCGCCAACTAAGGCATCAACAGCATTGTTGCTAACAAATGTTGAAAGATCTGTTGCGGGTTACACTACCCAGACTCTTCCAAATTTATACGCACAATATATTTCTGAAGGGCAATACCCTGAATCATCACAGTACCAAGATCAAAACTTTTCATATAGTGGAGTGTATGGTATTTTAACAGAAATTAAACGAATCGTTGAGTTAAACACCAACGACGAAACTAAAACTGATGCTGCGGCTAATGGGCCAAATGCAAATCAAATTGCAGCTGCATCTTTATTAAGAGTATATTACTTAAAGTATTCTGTTGAACGTTGGGGTATGATGCCTTATACTGAAGCATTAGAAGGATTAGCAAATCCATATCCAAAATTTGATGGTCAAGTAGATATCTACAAAGCCTTAATTGGAGAAATCGATGCTGCTTTAGCTTTAATTACTGCTGGAGACATTAGTGGAGATTACCTTTTTGATGGTAAAATGGCTACTTGGGCTAAATTTGGTAACACTATGAAAATGATCATGGCGTTGAATTTATCAAGAGCTGATGCTGCTACAGGTGCTGCTAAATTTAATGAAGCTTTAGGAAATACAATTTCTTCAAATGCTGAAAATTTAGTATACCCTTTCTTATCTGATGATGCAAACGATAATGCATGGCAAGATCGTTTCCAAACAAGAGTTGATTACTTAATTAGTGATACTTTTGCTAATGCATTGATCGGAGCAGGAACTTCTACAGCTCCTCAAGATCCACGTTTACCAAAAATGGCTGCAACTGCTAAGGATACTCCTACAGAATATGTTGGAGCGCCTTACGGAGCACAAAACACTGCATTAAATAGTTATTCATTTATTACAAGTGATATTATTTATGACGGTTCTAGAGACATGCCAATTTTTACATATGCTCAAGTTTTATTTTCTAGAGCTGAAGCTGCTGCTTTAGGTTGGACTACAGAAACTGCTGCTACTTTGTATACACAAGGAATCCAAGCTTCTATGGAGCAATGGGGTGTAGCTGCTGCTGACATCGCTACGTATGTTGCTGCTAAGCCATATGTTAATTCAAGTTCTATAGCTTACGAAAAGTGGGTTTCTATGTTCTTACAAGGATATGATTCTTGGACAGACTGGAGAAGAATGAAAGCACATGGATATGAGAAACCTTTAACTCCACCAGCAGTTATTTTAGGTGGTGCAACAGGTGTACCTAACAGACATGCATATGCTACAAACACAGCAAACTTGAATAAAGACAATTATGATGCTGCAATAGCAGTTCAAGGTGCAGATGATTTAAACACTGTTTTAGAGATGTTTAAATAA
- a CDS encoding RagB/SusD family nutrient uptake outer membrane protein produces the protein MKKLIYTTFAAVLLFTAASCSDSDLDPTLAQSKDLESNVKSAEDLKGILYGALNRISSSTYYGRDYIIINEVRSDNAYSNGNSNRFINEARMDILPTQSNGVWSQLYSVIGSANIIINAADITGDAAEINHYKGQALAIRALAHFDLVKLYGQQHVTGGSDLGVPYVTTFRDPDNYFPTRKTATEVKTLAIADLDQALTLMSPALNDATKQTITTHAANAIKAKIALYFGDMTTAKDAAWAVINSQAFTIPDAADFAATWSTDSAANSIFEIAASPTDNSGINGLANIYRGSTYGDISILQNLKDIYDANDVRGSAAFIGSDALGIKNVGKYPTMGTFDDNISVLRYEEMVLIYAEAILATDPVGSLTYLNMIPAKRNATTYLVSSLDNILLERRKEFAFEGMRFHDLARTGKDIPLVDPFNQTHGGATYGDFRYAYPIPNAEADVNSNVVQNKGY, from the coding sequence ATGAAAAAACTTATATATACAACATTTGCCGCTGTACTACTATTTACAGCCGCTTCATGTTCAGATTCAGATTTAGATCCTACATTGGCTCAATCAAAAGATTTAGAATCAAATGTAAAGTCTGCAGAAGACCTAAAGGGGATCTTATATGGCGCTTTAAACAGAATCTCATCGAGCACCTACTATGGTAGAGACTACATCATCATTAATGAAGTTCGATCAGACAATGCTTATTCAAATGGAAATTCTAACCGTTTTATCAACGAGGCTAGAATGGATATTTTACCAACACAGTCAAATGGTGTTTGGAGTCAACTGTATTCAGTGATTGGTTCTGCTAATATTATTATTAATGCAGCAGATATTACAGGAGATGCAGCCGAAATCAATCATTACAAAGGTCAAGCTTTAGCGATTAGAGCCTTAGCTCATTTTGATTTGGTAAAATTATATGGACAACAACACGTTACCGGTGGATCAGATTTAGGTGTTCCTTACGTAACCACGTTTAGAGATCCTGATAACTATTTTCCAACTAGAAAAACAGCTACAGAAGTTAAAACTTTAGCAATTGCAGATTTAGACCAGGCATTAACATTAATGTCTCCAGCATTGAATGATGCTACTAAACAGACAATCACCACACATGCAGCGAACGCTATTAAAGCAAAAATCGCATTGTATTTTGGTGATATGACTACTGCTAAAGATGCAGCATGGGCTGTGATCAATTCTCAAGCGTTTACCATTCCAGATGCTGCCGATTTTGCAGCTACTTGGTCTACTGATTCTGCTGCCAATTCAATTTTTGAAATTGCAGCAAGCCCAACAGACAATAGTGGAATTAATGGTTTGGCAAATATCTATAGAGGATCTACCTATGGCGATATTTCTATCTTACAAAATTTAAAAGATATTTATGACGCTAATGATGTTAGAGGTTCAGCAGCTTTTATTGGCTCAGATGCTCTAGGTATTAAAAATGTAGGAAAGTACCCAACTATGGGAACTTTTGACGATAACATTTCTGTTCTCAGATACGAAGAAATGGTATTAATATATGCAGAAGCTATTTTAGCAACAGATCCTGTAGGTTCTTTAACCTATCTTAATATGATTCCTGCAAAACGAAATGCAACAACATATTTAGTTTCGAGTCTTGACAATATTTTATTAGAAAGAAGAAAAGAATTTGCTTTTGAAGGAATGCGTTTTCACGATTTGGCAAGAACAGGAAAAGATATTCCTTTAGTAGATCCATTTAACCAAACTCACGGTGGAGCTACTTACGGAGATTTTAGATATGCATATCCAATTCCAAACGCAGAAGCGGATGTAAACTCTAATGTAGTTCAAAATAAAGGTTATTAA
- a CDS encoding SusC/RagA family TonB-linked outer membrane protein: protein MMKTRLNGMLTLLLALVVQIAFAQQRTVTGTVSDDSGVLPNVSILIKGTTNGTETDFDGKYTVKTKTGDVLVFSFVGMKSVERTVGSSNVIDVKLVEDSNILDEVVILGYGTKTKNELTGSVVTVKADQIRDVPVLSVDQALQGRVAGLQISSTSGTPGAIQDIRIRGAGSLSASNSPLYVIDGVPVVSGDFSGSGSSSSLSALVSINSKDVESMTVLKDASATAAYGARGSNGVIVITTKRGKQGKARFSFSSTFGFQNEARNERSSLTAHERATLLDEAAFNAYGSSFNFTKDNARAFVKQYNLGGINSWDETSEYNWGDLVGNKDATIKDYNISVSGGSEKTSYYASLGYNETEMLVIGEPFKRISGSFSMNTELRESIKLSQSINVSNSKQNPVLELGTFFGNPFLTRYYMNPFFNPYNADGTYNITGIGSLHNTLYRNENDVKYNKLTRMSSNTKLDFSLLENLTFTSRMGLDFVLAEYKSFDNRYNGDGVSVNGRVSMSDNKNFNWVSQNSLNYKFSVEKHNFDVTALFEYQKNHQNFLSGYGENFSTDGLTNIASAGANFDASSSYSDWINVSYLGMVNYNYDSKYVADITYRREGSSRFGAGQRFGDFGSVGVAWNVHQESFIEDSAFNTLRARASWGITGNSGIGINSYQALLAYNADYAGQGAIYPSQLGNPLLSWEKGNTFDLGVDFGLWDNKLSGNFSYFNRTTFDLLQSVPLSPTTGFGGQTTNIGEVKNTGVEVELNYDIIRTKDFNWSISANMGTVNNEITKLAKNSIGDDIDPLAGSVYKSSVVGQPISGWTMRTWAGVDPATGEPNWYVDGISGAVTSNYNSAAVVYQGASALPTYNGGLSTHVEVFDFFFDATVYFTGGHKVYEQYAQHYFRTNSFTLGSYNGVNELLDRWQNPGDVTNVPKLVYNGSDNFHATSSRHLYDGDYMRLRDVTFGYKLPNSLLSKIGVDSATFTVKGTNLFTWVKDSGLKLDPEVQATGYTTLTTPPVKSVVFGININF, encoded by the coding sequence ATGATGAAAACAAGGTTAAATGGAATGTTGACGCTATTATTAGCGTTGGTTGTGCAAATCGCATTTGCTCAACAAAGAACTGTAACGGGTACAGTTTCTGATGATTCTGGAGTACTGCCAAATGTTAGTATTTTGATTAAAGGCACTACTAATGGAACAGAAACCGATTTTGATGGAAAATACACTGTTAAAACAAAGACAGGCGATGTGCTTGTATTTAGTTTTGTAGGTATGAAATCAGTAGAAAGAACTGTTGGTAGTTCTAATGTCATAGATGTAAAACTAGTAGAGGATAGCAATATCTTAGACGAAGTAGTAATTCTAGGATACGGAACGAAAACAAAAAATGAGCTTACAGGTAGCGTTGTTACCGTAAAAGCAGATCAAATTAGAGATGTACCAGTACTTTCTGTTGATCAAGCATTACAAGGTAGAGTTGCCGGATTGCAAATATCGAGTACTTCTGGTACGCCTGGAGCAATTCAGGACATCCGTATTCGTGGTGCAGGATCATTAAGTGCAAGTAACTCACCACTATATGTTATCGATGGTGTACCAGTAGTTTCTGGTGACTTTTCTGGTAGTGGATCAAGTAGTTCATTAAGTGCATTAGTTTCTATCAACTCTAAAGATGTTGAAAGCATGACTGTTTTAAAAGACGCGTCTGCAACAGCAGCTTATGGTGCTAGAGGATCTAATGGGGTAATTGTAATTACAACAAAGAGAGGAAAGCAAGGAAAAGCAAGATTTTCATTCTCTAGTACTTTTGGATTTCAAAACGAAGCGAGAAACGAAAGAAGTTCATTAACTGCACATGAAAGAGCTACTTTGCTTGATGAAGCTGCATTTAACGCCTACGGGTCTTCTTTTAACTTTACAAAAGACAATGCTAGAGCCTTTGTAAAGCAATACAACTTAGGAGGGATTAATAGCTGGGATGAAACTTCAGAGTACAACTGGGGTGATCTAGTAGGTAATAAAGACGCTACTATTAAAGATTACAATATCTCAGTATCTGGAGGATCAGAAAAAACATCATACTATGCTTCATTAGGATATAATGAAACAGAAATGCTAGTTATCGGAGAGCCTTTTAAAAGAATCTCTGGATCTTTTAGTATGAATACAGAATTGAGAGAAAGTATTAAATTATCTCAATCTATAAATGTTTCAAACTCTAAGCAGAATCCAGTATTAGAGTTGGGTACCTTTTTTGGAAACCCATTCTTAACAAGATATTATATGAATCCATTTTTCAATCCATATAATGCAGATGGGACTTACAATATTACTGGTATTGGATCATTACACAATACACTATACAGAAATGAAAACGACGTGAAGTACAATAAGCTAACGCGTATGTCAAGTAATACAAAATTAGATTTTTCTTTACTAGAAAATTTAACATTCACTTCTAGAATGGGTCTAGATTTTGTATTGGCAGAATACAAATCATTTGACAACCGTTACAATGGTGATGGTGTTTCTGTAAATGGACGTGTAAGTATGTCTGACAACAAAAACTTTAACTGGGTGAGTCAAAACTCTTTAAACTATAAATTTAGTGTAGAGAAGCACAATTTTGATGTAACGGCTCTTTTTGAGTATCAAAAAAACCATCAAAATTTCTTATCTGGATATGGTGAAAACTTTTCTACAGATGGTTTAACTAACATCGCAAGTGCAGGTGCTAACTTTGACGCTTCTTCTAGTTATTCAGATTGGATCAACGTTTCTTATTTAGGAATGGTAAACTACAACTATGACAGTAAATATGTTGCTGACATCACGTACAGACGTGAAGGATCTTCTCGTTTTGGTGCCGGTCAACGTTTTGGAGACTTTGGTTCTGTAGGTGTTGCATGGAACGTACACCAAGAATCATTTATCGAAGATTCAGCTTTTAACACACTTCGTGCTAGAGCATCTTGGGGTATCACAGGTAACTCTGGAATAGGGATCAACTCATACCAAGCTTTATTGGCATACAATGCTGATTATGCTGGACAAGGAGCTATCTACCCTAGTCAATTAGGGAACCCATTATTATCTTGGGAAAAGGGAAATACTTTTGATTTAGGAGTTGATTTTGGACTTTGGGATAACAAATTGTCTGGTAACTTTTCTTATTTTAACAGAACTACATTTGATCTATTGCAAAGTGTACCCTTATCTCCTACTACTGGTTTTGGAGGTCAAACAACCAATATTGGTGAGGTTAAAAACACAGGGGTTGAAGTTGAGTTAAACTATGACATTATTAGAACTAAAGACTTTAACTGGTCTATCTCTGCGAATATGGGTACTGTAAATAACGAAATTACCAAATTGGCTAAGAATTCAATTGGTGATGATATAGATCCATTAGCAGGAAGTGTATACAAATCATCTGTTGTTGGGCAACCAATTTCTGGATGGACTATGAGAACTTGGGCAGGTGTAGATCCAGCAACTGGAGAGCCAAACTGGTATGTAGATGGTATTAGCGGTGCAGTAACTTCTAACTATAACTCTGCAGCTGTTGTATATCAAGGAGCTAGTGCATTACCAACCTATAACGGTGGTCTTTCTACTCACGTAGAAGTATTTGACTTCTTTTTTGACGCAACTGTATACTTTACAGGAGGTCATAAAGTTTACGAGCAATACGCACAACATTATTTCAGAACAAATAGTTTTACGCTTGGTTCATACAATGGTGTTAACGAATTGTTAGACAGATGGCAAAATCCAGGTGATGTAACCAATGTACCAAAATTGGTATACAATGGATCAGATAACTTTCACGCAACAAGTTCAAGACATTTATATGATGGTGATTACATGCGTTTAAGAGATGTAACTTTTGGGTACAAATTACCTAATAGCTTATTGAGTAAAATAGGTGTTGACTCTGCTACTTTTACAGTAAAAGGTACAAACTTATTTACATGGGTTAAGGATAGTGGTTTAAAGTTAGATCCTGAAGTACAAGCTACTGGGTATACAACTTTAACAACTCCTCCAGTAAAATCTGTTGTTTTTGGTATTAACATAAACTTTTAA
- a CDS encoding DUF5723 family protein, translated as MTLKKFAALVICLISLNVQSQSDKLLYGFADLPQTLLLNPGAETNLRYHLGVPFLSRLSFGAGATQGTLSNLFLKDGIPFVDKLNTLTNALRSTDYLNVNANIEVFNFGYRLNDRSYLSMGFYEELDVTGYFPKDVMQFFLKGTTPYLNHAFDLSQIRAEGDVLGVLHVGISSKINEKLNIGARLKLYSGAMNVFSKGNSGTFTTREAGSNIYQHQLENVNVEVHTSGFYDKTGRSSVSSSDVFSNSFFGENRGVGFDLGFTYHFSAQTQITGSVLDIGYINYVKNVKNTYVKGDYSFDGVNILNSISNPIDYWENLKNEFNTGVVQENNDEIYTAWRPAKWNASISYSFGNKVIQDCFVTNLKGYYDTTVGAQMYVVSRPLQNLVSMTAFYEKKIGDNFQTKVTYTIDDLSLSNIGVAVSATFGKFQWYGMIDNIFEISKIENSRVVSFQTGINLIIE; from the coding sequence ATGACTTTAAAAAAATTTGCAGCTCTAGTCATTTGTTTGATTAGCCTTAATGTTCAATCCCAATCAGACAAGCTGTTATATGGTTTTGCCGACTTACCTCAAACACTACTTTTAAACCCTGGAGCTGAGACCAATTTAAGATATCATTTAGGGGTGCCATTTCTTTCGAGGTTGTCTTTTGGCGCAGGAGCGACTCAAGGTACTTTGTCTAACTTGTTTTTAAAAGACGGGATACCATTTGTAGATAAGTTAAATACGTTAACAAATGCACTTAGAAGTACAGATTATTTAAATGTTAATGCAAACATAGAAGTATTTAATTTTGGGTATCGACTTAATGATCGGTCTTATCTAAGTATGGGTTTTTATGAAGAACTTGATGTGACAGGGTATTTTCCTAAAGATGTCATGCAGTTTTTTTTAAAAGGAACTACTCCATATCTCAACCATGCCTTTGATTTATCACAAATTAGAGCAGAAGGAGATGTGTTGGGAGTTTTACATGTAGGGATCTCTAGTAAAATAAATGAGAAATTAAATATAGGAGCTCGTTTAAAACTTTATTCAGGTGCTATGAATGTTTTTTCAAAGGGGAATTCTGGAACGTTTACCACCCGTGAAGCAGGTAGTAATATTTATCAGCACCAACTTGAAAATGTCAATGTAGAAGTTCATACGAGTGGTTTTTATGATAAAACCGGTCGTTCTTCTGTTTCTTCATCAGATGTGTTTTCAAATTCATTTTTTGGAGAAAATAGAGGGGTGGGGTTTGATCTTGGATTTACCTACCATTTTTCTGCTCAGACGCAAATTACTGGTAGCGTTTTAGATATTGGTTATATTAATTATGTTAAGAACGTTAAAAACACCTATGTAAAAGGAGATTATTCTTTTGATGGGGTTAATATCTTAAACAGTATAAGCAATCCAATAGATTATTGGGAGAACTTAAAAAATGAATTTAATACCGGTGTCGTTCAAGAAAATAATGACGAAATTTATACTGCTTGGAGGCCTGCTAAATGGAATGCATCTATAAGCTACAGTTTTGGAAATAAAGTGATTCAGGATTGTTTTGTAACCAATCTAAAAGGGTATTATGATACTACTGTTGGAGCTCAAATGTATGTGGTGTCTAGGCCACTACAAAACCTAGTTAGTATGACTGCTTTTTATGAGAAAAAGATTGGGGATAATTTTCAGACAAAAGTAACCTACACCATAGATGATTTATCGTTGTCAAATATAGGTGTCGCTGTTTCTGCAACCTTTGGCAAATTTCAATGGTATGGAATGATTGATAATATTTTTGAAATTTCAAAAATTGAAAACTCAAGAGTGGTCTCTTTTCAGACAGGAATAAACCTTATAATAGAATAA
- a CDS encoding replication-associated recombination protein A, whose product MNEPLAERIRPKTLEDYISQQHLVGDKGILTQHIKQGIIPSLILWGPPGIGKTTLANIIAKESNRPFYTLSAISSGVKDVREVIEKAKQSGGLFTQKNPILFIDEIHRFSKSQQDSLLGAVEKGWITLIGATTENPSFEVIPALLSRCQVYILNSFDKDDLVSLLYRAIEKDPFIAKKKITLKETDALLQVSGGDARKLLNIFELLVASEDQIEITNKLVLEKIQKNTVRYDKTGEQHYDIVSAFIKSIRGSDPNAAVYWLARMIEGGEDVKFIARRLLILASEDIGNANPTALILANNTFQSVTAIGYPESRIILSQCAIYLANSAKSNASYMAINKAQELVKKTGDLSIPLHLRNAPTKLMKDLDYGKNYQYAHNYEQNFVEQEFLPDEISNTKLYEPGNNQRENAFKELLKARWKNKYDY is encoded by the coding sequence ATGAATGAACCTTTAGCTGAAAGAATCAGACCAAAAACTCTTGAAGATTACATAAGCCAACAACATCTGGTTGGTGATAAAGGAATATTAACCCAACATATTAAGCAGGGTATCATTCCTTCTTTAATTTTATGGGGGCCTCCTGGAATTGGAAAAACAACCTTGGCCAACATTATCGCCAAAGAATCAAACCGTCCATTTTACACATTGAGCGCTATTAGCTCTGGAGTAAAGGATGTACGTGAAGTTATTGAAAAAGCCAAGCAAAGTGGAGGTTTGTTTACTCAAAAAAATCCAATTCTTTTTATTGATGAGATTCATCGATTTAGCAAATCTCAACAAGATTCTTTGTTGGGAGCAGTAGAAAAAGGCTGGATTACACTCATAGGAGCAACAACAGAAAACCCGAGTTTTGAGGTCATTCCTGCCCTCCTATCAAGATGTCAAGTCTATATTTTAAATTCTTTTGACAAAGATGATTTGGTTTCTCTCCTCTATCGAGCAATAGAAAAAGATCCTTTTATCGCTAAGAAAAAAATAACACTTAAAGAGACTGATGCCCTGCTACAAGTTTCAGGTGGTGATGCCAGAAAACTCTTAAATATTTTTGAACTGTTAGTTGCGTCAGAAGACCAAATTGAGATCACCAATAAGCTGGTACTTGAGAAGATTCAAAAAAATACAGTTCGGTATGACAAAACTGGTGAACAGCATTATGATATTGTATCTGCCTTTATCAAATCAATTAGAGGTAGTGATCCCAATGCTGCTGTGTATTGGCTCGCAAGAATGATTGAAGGTGGAGAAGATGTGAAATTTATCGCTAGAAGGCTCCTAATTTTAGCTTCTGAAGATATCGGAAACGCTAATCCTACCGCACTTATACTGGCTAATAACACCTTTCAATCGGTGACCGCAATCGGCTATCCAGAGTCTCGAATCATCTTGAGTCAATGTGCTATCTACTTAGCAAACTCTGCTAAAAGCAACGCTTCTTATATGGCGATAAACAAAGCTCAGGAACTCGTAAAAAAAACAGGCGATTTATCAATTCCTTTGCATTTGAGAAATGCTCCAACAAAATTAATGAAAGACTTAGATTACGGGAAAAACTATCAATACGCCCATAACTATGAGCAAAACTTTGTAGAACAAGAGTTTTTACCAGATGAAATTTCCAATACTAAATTGTACGAACCAGGAAACAATCAACGAGAAAATGCTTTTAAGGAACTTTTGAAAGCTCGATGGAAAAACAAGTATGATTATTAA
- a CDS encoding rhomboid family intramembrane serine protease: protein MTDFQQLTLWLNFCFFKGMKEPSKFSFFKPHILIPFLAIVSIWLIYAFEIYFDTSFNHFGIYPRKFIGLRGLLTAPFIHGDAMHVFNNAVPLFVLLSCLVYFYKDVYKSVLVYGGLLSGFLTWLFAREAYHIGASGIVYLLFSFVFFSGLIKKQYQLVAVSLVVIFLYGSMVWYVLPIEDGISWEGHLSGFLSGLLFAFYFREKGIIQKRVEFQETEFDLLFDEDGNFNPPNNSNDELETD from the coding sequence ATGACAGATTTTCAGCAATTAACACTTTGGTTGAATTTTTGTTTCTTTAAGGGTATGAAAGAGCCTAGTAAATTCTCATTTTTTAAGCCCCATATTCTAATTCCTTTTCTTGCGATCGTGAGTATTTGGCTCATTTATGCTTTTGAAATTTACTTTGATACCAGTTTTAATCACTTTGGTATTTATCCGAGAAAATTTATTGGTCTCAGAGGGCTTCTAACAGCTCCTTTTATTCATGGAGACGCTATGCATGTATTTAATAATGCAGTTCCGTTATTCGTGCTCTTAAGCTGTTTAGTCTATTTCTATAAAGATGTTTATAAGTCTGTGCTTGTTTATGGTGGTCTCCTTAGTGGATTTTTAACATGGTTGTTTGCAAGAGAAGCCTATCATATTGGTGCCAGCGGAATTGTTTACCTGCTCTTTAGTTTTGTTTTTTTTAGTGGCTTAATTAAAAAGCAATATCAATTGGTGGCTGTTTCTTTGGTTGTGATTTTTTTATACGGAAGTATGGTCTGGTATGTATTACCAATAGAAGATGGAATCTCATGGGAAGGTCACCTCTCTGGGTTTCTTTCAGGTTTGCTGTTTGCCTTTTATTTTAGAGAAAAAGGAATTATACAGAAAAGGGTAGAGTTTCAAGAAACAGAATTTGATTTGCTCTTTGATGAGGACGGCAATTTTAATCCACCTAATAATTCTAACGATGAATTAGAAACTGATTAA
- a CDS encoding YjjG family noncanonical pyrimidine nucleotidase, translating into MQIEHVFFDLDHTLWDFEKNSQLTFQQILKDTDVDCSVDDFLNVYTPINFDYWKQFREEKISKEQLRFGRLEDTFNRLQIAYSQDLIEFLSEEYIRILPTKNHLFEGTIELLDYLQPKYQMHIITNGFEGVQQLKLDQSGIKHYFKHIVTSESVGLKKPNPRVFNYSMELANTTAEKSIMIGDNLEADVLGALECGMTGIHFSIEENSPKNKKYTSVSKLLEIKNYL; encoded by the coding sequence ATGCAAATAGAACATGTGTTTTTTGATTTAGATCATACCTTATGGGATTTTGAAAAGAACTCTCAGTTGACTTTTCAGCAGATCCTTAAGGATACAGATGTTGATTGTTCTGTGGATGATTTTTTAAACGTATACACACCAATTAACTTTGATTATTGGAAACAGTTTAGAGAAGAAAAGATATCAAAAGAGCAGCTAAGGTTTGGGCGCTTGGAGGATACTTTTAATCGACTTCAGATTGCCTATTCACAAGATTTGATTGAGTTTTTGTCAGAGGAATATATTAGAATCCTACCCACAAAGAACCATCTATTTGAAGGAACAATAGAGTTGTTAGATTATTTACAGCCAAAATATCAAATGCATATTATTACCAATGGTTTTGAGGGCGTTCAACAGCTTAAATTGGATCAATCTGGTATTAAACACTATTTTAAACATATAGTTACTTCAGAGTCTGTAGGGCTAAAAAAGCCAAACCCAAGAGTTTTTAACTATTCAATGGAACTAGCAAATACTACCGCAGAGAAAAGTATTATGATAGGAGATAATCTTGAAGCTGATGTTTTAGGAGCCTTAGAATGTGGAATGACTGGAATACATTTTAGTATTGAAGAAAATTCACCAAAAAACAAAAAGTATACCTCTGTGTCAAAATTATTAGAGATAAAGAATTATCTTTAA
- the rlmB gene encoding 23S rRNA (guanosine(2251)-2'-O)-methyltransferase RlmB, with translation MEHQTENIFGIRAIIEAINSGSTISKIYLQKELKGPLFSELHSLVKSNGIATSMVPVEKLDRLSKHNNHQGAVAQISPIAFFDLETLIEKTVAEGKTPLFLLLDQLSDVRNFGAIIRTAECTGVNGIVIQKSGSAPVNAETIKTSAGAAFKVPICKVDHLKDALFVLQASEIKTVAATEKTEDSIFDVNFNQPIAIIMGSEHRGVNPSILKMVDYKAKLPLLGEIDSLNVSVACGAFLYETVRQRML, from the coding sequence ATGGAACATCAAACAGAGAACATTTTTGGAATTCGCGCAATCATAGAAGCAATTAATAGTGGATCTACGATTAGTAAAATTTATCTGCAAAAAGAGCTAAAAGGTCCATTGTTTTCAGAACTACACAGTTTGGTTAAAAGCAACGGAATAGCTACTAGCATGGTTCCTGTAGAAAAATTAGACAGACTTTCTAAACACAACAACCACCAAGGTGCAGTGGCTCAAATTTCTCCTATTGCTTTTTTTGATTTGGAAACATTGATAGAAAAAACAGTAGCCGAAGGTAAAACACCCCTGTTTTTATTATTAGACCAATTGTCAGATGTTCGAAACTTTGGTGCCATAATTAGAACCGCAGAGTGTACCGGAGTTAATGGTATTGTTATCCAAAAAAGTGGAAGCGCTCCTGTAAATGCAGAAACCATAAAAACCTCAGCTGGTGCAGCCTTTAAAGTACCTATTTGTAAAGTAGATCACCTAAAAGACGCCCTATTTGTTTTACAGGCCTCAGAGATTAAAACAGTTGCTGCCACAGAAAAAACCGAAGACTCTATCTTTGATGTTAACTTTAATCAACCCATTGCAATAATTATGGGATCTGAACACAGAGGTGTAAATCCTTCTATTTTAAAGATGGTTGATTACAAAGCAAAATTACCTTTGTTAGGAGAAATAGATTCTTTAAATGTATCTGTTGCTTGTGGAGCATTCTTATACGAAACTGTTAGACAGCGAATGCTTTAA